Proteins from one Telopea speciosissima isolate NSW1024214 ecotype Mountain lineage chromosome 1, Tspe_v1, whole genome shotgun sequence genomic window:
- the LOC122660006 gene encoding probable membrane-associated kinase regulator 1, whose amino-acid sequence MGRRSRRRGGENEESSKSLTLPSSPSHSFSSSSSSDFEFTISLSPRKSSSNLCPADELFYKGQLLPLHLSPRLSMVRTLILSSSSTSSSSDTTTTASRDSTGSSNDSHSSFSSDLGLLVESDSSRPSSVTEEDELKRHSKVKPKYFSLSRFSSVFRKSRDQENVTVSESSVKKMSSSAKDVFRKYLKKVKPLYEKLSPKQQQKITTEESIGKDIETATTTAGTTSTTAVVSNTRKDNNGLGHVISHSFSGNLSLRYPRRRSCISSCPSSMRSSPSHSGVLSRSGVVSGSDVGGKNYSDSSSMEELHNAIQGAIAHCKNSMAQKVSKEI is encoded by the coding sequence atgggaagaagaagtagaagaagaggaggagagaatGAAGAATCATCAAAGTCTCTCACACtcccttcctctccctctcactccttctcttcatcatcttcatctgaCTTCGAGTtcacaatctctctctcccctcgcAAATCTTCTTCTAATCTCTGCCCTGCCGACGAACTCTTCTACAAAGGCCAACTCTtacctctccatctctctcctcgCCTCTCAATGGTTCGAACACTCATACTTTCCTCCTCCAGCACTTCATCTTCGTCCGACACCACAACCACCGCCTCTCGTGACTCCACCGGCAGTTCCAACGATTCCCACTCGTCTTTCTCCAGCGATCTCGGCTTACTCGTCGAGTCCGACTCTTCCCGACCGAGTTCCGTAACCGAAGAAGATGAGTTAAAGCGACATAGCAAGGTAAAACCCAAGTACTTCTCCTTGTCGAGATTCTCTTCTGTGTTCCGCAAAAGCAGAGATCAAGAGAACGTAACGGTGTCAGAATCTTCGGTTAAGAAAATGAGCTCATCGGCAAAGGACGTTTTTCGTAAGTATTTAAAGAAGGTGAAGCCTTTGTATGAGAAACTTTCACCGAAGCAACAGCAGAAGATTACGACAGAGGAATCCATCGGAAAAGACATAGAaaccgccaccaccaccgccggaaccacctccaccaccgcaGTAGTTTCGAATACAAGGAAGGACAACAATGGTTTGGGTCATGTGATATCTCATTCATTTTCTGGAAATCTGAGTTTAAGATACCCAAGAAGGAGAAGCTGCATCTCGAGCTGCCCTTCGTCGATGCGGTCGTCGCCTAGTCATTCTGGAGTTCTTAGTCGAAGTGGTGTGGTGAGTGGAAGTGATGTCGGtggaaagaactattcagattCATCTTCAATGGAGGAATTACATAATGCGATTCAAGGAGCTATTGCACATTGTAAGAACTCCATGGCTCAGAAGGTGAGTAAGGAGATCTGA